One genomic region from Apodemus sylvaticus chromosome 1, mApoSyl1.1, whole genome shotgun sequence encodes:
- the Cd5 gene encoding T-cell surface glycoprotein CD5 isoform X1 produces the protein MDSHEVLLAATYLLGTLAAFCLGQPGRDGPGYPVTLSGSNSKCQGQLEVLMENRWSTVCSSSWRLNNDNRVGNARHASTVCQQLGCGDPLALGSFTLWNRPQNQIFCQGSPCSFSNCSTISQAHCPPLSLICLEPQKTAPPPTTTPPTTMPEPTAPPRLQLVPGHEGLRCTGVVEFYSGSWGGTILYKAKDRPLGLGNLICKSLQCGSFLTHLSGTEAAGTPAPAELRDARPLPIRWEAQNGSCTSLQQCFQKTTAQDGQALTVICSDFQPKVQSRLVGGSSVCEGIAEVRQKSQWAALCDSSAARGRARWEELCQEQQCGDLISFHSVDADRTSPSPGLLCTHEKLSRCYHLQRKTHCKRVFVTCQDPNPAGLAPGTVASIVLTLVLLVVLLVMCGPLVYKKLVKKFRQKKQRQWIGPTGVNQNMSFHRGHTATVRSQVENPTASHVDNDYSQPPRNSRLSAYPALEGALHRSSTQPDNSSDSDYDLQVAQRL, from the exons CTGCTTTCTGCCTTGGACAGCCTGGAAGGGATGGCCCAG GTTACCCGGTAACGCTAAGTGGCTCCAACTCCAAGTGTCAGGGTCAACTGGAGGTCCTGATGGAAAACCGGTGGAGTACAGTGTGCAGTTCCAGTTGGAGGTTGAACAACGACAACCGTGTGGGAAATGCCCGTCACGCCTCTACAGTGTGCCAGCAGCTGGGATGTGGTGACCCCTTGGCCCTTGGTTCTTTCACTTTATGGAACAGACCCCAGAACCAGATCTTCTGCCAAGGATCCCCGTGTTCTTTCTCCAACTGCAGCACAATCTCACAAGCCCACTGCCCTCCACTGAGCCTCATCTGTCTAG AGCCCCAGAAGACGGCACCTCCACCCACAaccaccccacccaccaccatGCCGGAGCCCACAG ctcctcccagacTGCAGCTGGTGCCAGGACACGAGGGCCTGAGGTGCACAGGTGTGGTGGAATTCTACAGTGGTAGCTGGGGTGGCACCATCCTCTACAAGGCCAAGGACAGGCCCCTGGGCCTGGGGAACCTCATCTGTAAGTCTCTGCAGTGTGGATCTTTCTTGACACACCTGTCCGGGACAGAGGCAGCAGGAACACCAGCCCCTGCAGAGCTGAGGGATGCCAGGCCCTTACCAATTCGATGGGAGGCCCAGAATGGGAGCTGTACCTCACTACAGCAGTGCTTCCAGAAAACAACCGCCCAGGATGGCCAGGCGCTCACAGTCATCTGCTCTG ATTTCCAGCCCAAGGTTCAGAGTCGCCTGGTCGGAGGCAGCAGTGTGTGCGAGGGCATCGCTGAAGTACGCCAGAAATCACAGTGGGCAGCCCTGTGTGACAGTTCTGCAGCCAGGGGTCGGGCACGGTGGGAAGAGCTATGTCAGGAGCAGCAGTGTGGCGACCTCATCTCCTTCCATTCGGTGGATGCTGACaggacctccccctcccccgggcTCCTCTGTACCCACGAGAAGCTGTCTCGGTGTTACCATCTTCAGAGAAAAACCCACTGCAAGAGGGTATTCGTCACCT GCCAAGACCCAAACCCAGCGGGCCTGGCCCCAGGCACTGTGGCAAGCATCGTCCTGACCCTTGTACTCCTGGTGGTCCTGCTGGTCATGTGCGGTCCTCTCGTCTACAAGAAGCTGGTGAAGAAAT TTCGACAGAAGAAGCAGCGTCAGTGGATCGGTCCCACAGGAGTGAACCAGAACA TGTCTTTCCATCGGGGCCACACAGCAACTGTGCGCTCCCAGGTTGAGAACCCGACAGCCTCTCATGTGGACAATGACTACAGCCAACCTCCCAGGAACTCACGGCTGTCTGCTTACCCAG CTCTGGAAGGGGCCCTACACCGCTCTTCCACACAACCTGACAACTCCTCTGACAGTGACTACGACCTGCAAGTGGCTCAGAGACTGTAA
- the Cd5 gene encoding T-cell surface glycoprotein CD5 isoform X2 yields MDSHEVLLAATYLLGTLGYPVTLSGSNSKCQGQLEVLMENRWSTVCSSSWRLNNDNRVGNARHASTVCQQLGCGDPLALGSFTLWNRPQNQIFCQGSPCSFSNCSTISQAHCPPLSLICLEPQKTAPPPTTTPPTTMPEPTAPPRLQLVPGHEGLRCTGVVEFYSGSWGGTILYKAKDRPLGLGNLICKSLQCGSFLTHLSGTEAAGTPAPAELRDARPLPIRWEAQNGSCTSLQQCFQKTTAQDGQALTVICSDFQPKVQSRLVGGSSVCEGIAEVRQKSQWAALCDSSAARGRARWEELCQEQQCGDLISFHSVDADRTSPSPGLLCTHEKLSRCYHLQRKTHCKRVFVTCQDPNPAGLAPGTVASIVLTLVLLVVLLVMCGPLVYKKLVKKFRQKKQRQWIGPTGVNQNMSFHRGHTATVRSQVENPTASHVDNDYSQPPRNSRLSAYPALEGALHRSSTQPDNSSDSDYDLQVAQRL; encoded by the exons GTTACCCGGTAACGCTAAGTGGCTCCAACTCCAAGTGTCAGGGTCAACTGGAGGTCCTGATGGAAAACCGGTGGAGTACAGTGTGCAGTTCCAGTTGGAGGTTGAACAACGACAACCGTGTGGGAAATGCCCGTCACGCCTCTACAGTGTGCCAGCAGCTGGGATGTGGTGACCCCTTGGCCCTTGGTTCTTTCACTTTATGGAACAGACCCCAGAACCAGATCTTCTGCCAAGGATCCCCGTGTTCTTTCTCCAACTGCAGCACAATCTCACAAGCCCACTGCCCTCCACTGAGCCTCATCTGTCTAG AGCCCCAGAAGACGGCACCTCCACCCACAaccaccccacccaccaccatGCCGGAGCCCACAG ctcctcccagacTGCAGCTGGTGCCAGGACACGAGGGCCTGAGGTGCACAGGTGTGGTGGAATTCTACAGTGGTAGCTGGGGTGGCACCATCCTCTACAAGGCCAAGGACAGGCCCCTGGGCCTGGGGAACCTCATCTGTAAGTCTCTGCAGTGTGGATCTTTCTTGACACACCTGTCCGGGACAGAGGCAGCAGGAACACCAGCCCCTGCAGAGCTGAGGGATGCCAGGCCCTTACCAATTCGATGGGAGGCCCAGAATGGGAGCTGTACCTCACTACAGCAGTGCTTCCAGAAAACAACCGCCCAGGATGGCCAGGCGCTCACAGTCATCTGCTCTG ATTTCCAGCCCAAGGTTCAGAGTCGCCTGGTCGGAGGCAGCAGTGTGTGCGAGGGCATCGCTGAAGTACGCCAGAAATCACAGTGGGCAGCCCTGTGTGACAGTTCTGCAGCCAGGGGTCGGGCACGGTGGGAAGAGCTATGTCAGGAGCAGCAGTGTGGCGACCTCATCTCCTTCCATTCGGTGGATGCTGACaggacctccccctcccccgggcTCCTCTGTACCCACGAGAAGCTGTCTCGGTGTTACCATCTTCAGAGAAAAACCCACTGCAAGAGGGTATTCGTCACCT GCCAAGACCCAAACCCAGCGGGCCTGGCCCCAGGCACTGTGGCAAGCATCGTCCTGACCCTTGTACTCCTGGTGGTCCTGCTGGTCATGTGCGGTCCTCTCGTCTACAAGAAGCTGGTGAAGAAAT TTCGACAGAAGAAGCAGCGTCAGTGGATCGGTCCCACAGGAGTGAACCAGAACA TGTCTTTCCATCGGGGCCACACAGCAACTGTGCGCTCCCAGGTTGAGAACCCGACAGCCTCTCATGTGGACAATGACTACAGCCAACCTCCCAGGAACTCACGGCTGTCTGCTTACCCAG CTCTGGAAGGGGCCCTACACCGCTCTTCCACACAACCTGACAACTCCTCTGACAGTGACTACGACCTGCAAGTGGCTCAGAGACTGTAA
- the Vps37c gene encoding vacuolar protein sorting-associated protein 37C, translating to MEGLKDKTLQELEEMQNDPEAIARLALESPEVQDLQLEREMALATNRSLAEQNLEFQGPLEISRSNLSDKYQELRKLVERCQEQKAKLEKFSSALQPGTLLDLLQVEGMKIEEESEAMAEKFLEGEVPLETFLESFSSMRTLLHLRRVRVEKLQDVVRRPRALPELAGDAPPKRPPPPRPAPQATPPETEEQPPQPSVVTPYPLPYSPSPGLPVGPTAQGTLQPAPFPVVAQPSSYGGPLGPPYPSPQPGPRAMVGYSWSPQRSGLPQPGYPAVPTSASGPGYSIVGGRTPGPGYPQQSPYLPSGNKPPYPTQPQLPGFPGQPPPLVPPQPPYPSGATPPYGFHPPGPAWPRY from the exons ATGGAGGGGCTGAAAGACAAGACCCTGCAGGAgctagaggaaatgcaaaatgaccCAGAAGCCATTGCCCGCCTAGCCTTGGAATCTCCTGAG GTTCAGGACCTGCAGTTAGAGCGAGAGATGGCGCTGGCCACCAACCGGAGCCTGGCAGAGCAGAACCTGGAGTTCCAAGGTCCCCTCGAAATCAGCCGCTCCAACCTCTCAGACAAATACCAGGAGCTGCGGAAGCTCGTGGAGCGGTGCCAGGAGCAGAAAGCCAAGCTGG aGAAATTTTCCTCAGCACTGCAGCCTGGGACCTTGTTGGACCTTCTTCAGGTCGAAGGCATGAAGATCGAGGAGGAGTCtgag GCCATGGCTGAGAAATTCCTGGAAGGTGAGGTGCCCTTGGAAACGTTCTTAGAGTCCTTTTCTTCCATGAGGACACTGCTGCACCTGCGTCGAGTCCGTGTAGAGAAGCTCCAGGACGTGGTGAGGCGGCCTCGAGCTTTGCCGGAGCTGGCTGGAGATGCCCCTCCAAAGCGCCCGCCACCCCCACGCCCAGCGCCCCAGGCAACACCCCCTGAGACTGAAGAACAGCCACCACAGCCCTCTGTAGTGACTCCCTACCCTTTGCCCTACAGCCCATCCCCAGGCCTGCCTGTGGGCCCGACAGCCCAGGGGACCCTGCAGCCAGCCCCCTTCCCTGTGGTGGCCCAGCCTTCCTCCTATGGTGGGCCTCTGGGTCCTCCTTACCCATCACCTCAACCAGGTCCCAGGGCCATGGTGGGTTACTCTTGGTCTCCACAGAGGAGTGGCCTGCCCCAGCCTGGCTATCCTGCGGTTCCAACTAGCGCCTCTGGTCCAGGATACTCCATAGTGGGGGGCCGGACTCCTGGTCCTGGTTATCCTCAACAGTCCCCCTACCTCCCGTCAGGAAACAAACCCCCCTACCCAACACAACCTCAGCTCCCGGGCTTCCCAGGACAGCCTCCGCCTCTAGTGCCCCCTCAACCTCCATACCCTTCTGGGGCAACCCCTCCGTATGGCTTTCACCCCCCAGGACCTGCCTGGCCGAGGTATTAG